A window of Streptomyces profundus genomic DNA:
CGCGCTGCGCCAGGAGGCGGCCTCCGACGCGGCGAGGGCGCGCGCCGAGGCCGAGGAGCTGGCGGTGCGGCTGCGCGGCGAGGCGCTGGCCGAGGCCGACCGGCTGCGCGAGGAGGCCGCGGCGGCGGCCGACCGGGTGCGCGCCGACGCGGCGGCGGCGGCCGAGCGCACCGCGGGCGAGGCGGCCGAGGCGCTCGGCGCCGCGCAGGAGGAGGCGGCGCGGCTGCGCGCCAAGGGCGACAGCTTCCTGGCCGAGGCCAGGGACGCGGCGCACCAGGAGCGGTCGCAGGCGCACGAGCAGAGCGAGGAGTTGCTGGCCTCGGCGCGGACCCGGCTCGACGAGGCGGAGCGCCGCGCCGAGACGCTGGTCTCGGCCGCCGAGCACAAGGCCCAGCAGGTGCGGGACTCGGTCAGCGGGCTGCGCGAGGAGGCCGAGACGCAGATCGCGACGCACCGCGAGGAGGCCGAACGGGCCGCCGCCCGGGTGCTGCGGGAGTCGGCGGAGGAGAAGGAGGCCGCCGCGGCGCTCGCCGAGCGGACCGTCAAGGAGGCCATCGAGGAGGCCGAGTCCACCAGGCGCGAGGCCGCCGCCGAGGCCGAGCGGGTCAGGGCCGAGGTCGAGGAGCTGCGGGACGGCGCCCTCGCCGACGCCGCGCGCCGTCGTTCCGAGGCGGCGACGCAGGCCGACGCGCTGGTGGCGGAGGCCAGGGACGAGGCGCGGAAGGTCACGGCGCAGGCGGAGGAGCACGCGGACGGCATGGTGGCCGCCGCGCGGGGGGAGTCGGCGCGGCTGGTGGAGACGGCCAAGACGTCCGGCGGCGCGATGGTGGAGCGGTCGAGGAAGGACGCCAACACCCTGCTGGACGAGGCCCGTCGGGACGCGGCGGCGATCCGGGAGCGCACCGAGGAGCTGCGCCGTCGGATCGAGGGCGAGGTCGAGGAGCTGCACGACCGGGCGCGGCGGGAGTCCGCGGAGCAGGCCAGGGCGGCGGGCGAGCGGGTCGACAAGCTGATGCGGGCGGCGGAGGAGCAGCGCGTGGAGGCCAGGGAGGCCGCCGAGAAGACGCTGGCCGAGGCCAACTCCGAGGCGAGCAAGATCCGCGTCGCGGCGGTGCGGAAGGCGGAAACGCTCCTCAAGGAGACGGAGTTGCAGCGCACGGCGGTGCTGGCCGAGGCCAGGGAGGCCCGGGTGCAGGCCGAGCGGGAGGCCAAACGCACCGTGGAGGAGGGTCAGCGGGAGTTGGACCAACTGACGCGCAGGCGGGAGGACATCAACGCCGAGATCTCCCGTGTGCAGGACGTGTTGGAGGCCCTGGAGTCGTTCGAGGCGCCCAAACCCGCCGGCCCGGGGAAGCCGCCGAAGGGCCAGCCGGGCTCCGTCACGGCGGGCGCCGGCGCCGGCTCAAGTCGCTCCGGCGGCAAACGCTCTGGCGGCTAGCCACACGATTGAGCGGAAGCGGCGAACATTCTCCACAGAGTAATGAGATCCGCTCGAAGACACGCCGGATCGCCCCCTAGGATGAAGCCTCCGAGGGCATGGACCCCGTCCGAATCGAAGGCTGATTCACATGCTTAGGAGCCCCACCTCGAAGCGCAGAACGCCAAGCCCCGATCCCCTACTCACTCACCCGTCTGAATCGACAGGAACCCCATGAGCGACACTTCCTCTTCCCCATTCGGCTTCGAGCTAGTTCGGCGTGGCTACGACCGCGGGCAGGTGGACGACCGCATCTCCAAGCTCGTCGCGGATCGCGACGGCGCTCTGGCCCGGATCACCTCCCTGGAGAAGCGGATCGAGGAGCTGCACCTCGAAACGCAGAACGCCCAGGCCCAGATCACCGATGCCGAGCCGTCCTACGCCGGTCTCGGCGCCCGGGTCGAGAAGATCCTGCGTCTCGCGGAAGAAGAGGCGAAGGACCTGCGCGAGGAGGCCCGCAGGTCCGCCGAACAGCACCGGGAGCTGGCCGAGGGCGCGGCCCAGCAGGTGCGCAACGACGCCGAGGCGTACGCGGCCGAGCGCAAGGCGAAGGCCGAGGAGGACGGCGCCCGGATCGTCGAGAAGGCCCAGGGCGACGCCGCGTCCACCCGTTCGGACGCCGAGAAGGACGCGGCGGCCAAGCGCGAGCAGGCCGACGCCCTCTTCGAGGACACCCGGGCCAAGGCCGCGCAGGCGGCGGCGGACTTCGAGACCAACCTGGCCAAGCGCCGCGAGCAGTCCGAGCGGGACCTGGCGTCCCGTCAGGCCAAGGCGGAGAAGCGGCTGGCGGAGATCGAGCACCGCGCCGAGCAGCTGCGTCTTGAGGCCGAGAAGCTTCGCACGGACGCCGAGCGTCGGGCCCGCCAGACGGTGGAGACGGCGCAGCGGCAGGCCGAGGACATCGTGGCCGACGCCAACGCCAAGGCCGACCGGATCCGCAGCGAGTCCGAGCGTGAGCTGGCGGCGCTGACCAACCGCAGGGACAGCATCAACGCCCAGCTGACCAACGTCCGCGAGATGCTGGCCACGCTGACCGGCGCCCAGGTGGCCGCGGCCACGCTGGACACCGAGGACGGCGACGACGGTCTCAGCAAGGGTGTGCCCGCGCAGCAGTCCCACTGAGTCACTCCAATGGGCCGGGGGCCCGCCGCCTGGACGGGCGGCGGGCCCCTTCGCGCTCTAGCGTCAGGGACATGATCGAGCTGGCGGGGTTGACCAAGCGGTACGGCGCGAGGACGGCGGTGCGTGATCTGAGCTGCGTGGTGCGTCCCGGCCAGGTCACCGGCTTCCTGGGCCCGAACGGCGCCGGGAAGTCCACCACCATGCGGATGATCCTCGGGCTCGACCGTCCGACCTCGGGCGAGGCGCGGGTCGAGGGCCGCCCCTACGCGCGGCTGGTCGAGCCGCTGACCGTGATCGGCGCGCTGTTGGAGGCCAGGGCGGTCCATCCGGGCCGCACCGCGTACCACCACCTCCAGTGCCTGGCGCAGAGCAACGGCATTCCGGCGAGCCGGATCGGCGAGGTGCTTGAGCTGGTCGGCCTGGGCGAGGTGGCCACGAAGCGGCCCCGGGGTTTCTCCCTGGGGATGGGCCAACGCCTCGGCATCGCCAGCGCTTTGTTGGGCGACCCACGCATTCTGATCTTCGACGAGCCGGTGAACGGTCTCGACCCCGAGGGCATTCACTGGGTGCGCAATCTGATGCGGAGACTGGCCGCCGACGGCCGCACCGTGTTTGTGTCCAGCCATTTGATGAGCGAAATGGCCCTGACCGCTGATCATTTGATCGTGATCGGTCAGGGCGAGCTGTTGGCGGACACCTCGATGGCGCGGTTTATCGAGGAGAACGCCCGCTCCTTTACCCGGGTGCGCTCCCCCGAATCGGAACGGCTGCGCGAGCTGTTGGACGAGGCGGGACTGACGGCCGCCGACGGCGCGGAGGGCGCGCTTGAGGTCCCGGGCGACCACACCGCGACCATCGGCGAACTCGCCGTCGAACGCCGTCTGGTGCTGCACGAACTGTGTCATCACCGGGCCTCGTTGGAGGAGGCGTTCATGCGGCTGACCCATGAGTCCGTCGAGTACCAGGCCCGTGGCACGGGCGGGACGGGGAGCTGAGCCATGGCACATGCCGCACAGGTGCTCGCCTCGGAGTGGACCAAGATCCGCACCGTGCGCTCCACCGGGTGGACGCTGGCCTGCGCGCTGGTGGTGACGGTGGGCTTCGGCATGCTGATCAGCGCGCTGATCCGGCACAGCTTCGACGACCTCTCCCGGGAGGAGCAGCTCACCTTCGACCCCACCCTGACCGGCTTCGCCGGGCTCTCGCTCGGTCAGCTGGCGATGATCGCCTTCGGCATCCTGGTGGTGTCCAACGAGTACAGCACGGGGATGATCCGCGCCTCCCTCTCGGCGGTGCCGATCCGCGGCCAACTGCTCGCCGCGAAGGTCGCGGTGGCGACGCTCTTGGCCCTCGCCGTCGGCATCGTCACCAGCTTCCTGGCCTTCGTGCTCGGCCAGGCGATGCTCGGCGAACACCGCACGGACCTGGGCGCGCCCGGCGTCCCGCGCGCGGTGCTGGGCGCCGGCCTCTACATGGGGCTGATCGCGCTGTTCGCGATGGGCGTCACCTGGATGCTGCGCAGCCCGATGCTGTCGTTCGGGGTGCAGATCCCGTTCTTCTTCATGATCTCCAGCATCCTGGCCAACGTGCCGGCGACGGAGCGCGTCGGCGACTACCTGCCGGACCAGGCAGGTTCGCGGGTGCTGGCGGTGGTGGACAGCGGGGACTGGCCGTACGGCCCCTGGATCGGCCTGCTGATCATGCTCGCCTGGGTCGCCGCCGCCCTGCTCGGCGGCTGGTTCGTCCTCCGTCGCCGCGACGCGTAGCCCTGCCAGGGCCGGGTTGGGCGACGGCCCCGGGCCGCAACGGCCCGGCGTGAGTCGCGGGCCCTGGTCGCCGCGCTCAGGGACGGCTCCAGTCCGGTGTCCAGGTCCCGCTGTCCGGGCGGCCCGGGTAGCCGGCGGTGAGATGACGCCGCAGGGCGGTCAGGGAGGGGTGGTTGTCGGTGTGCCAGGTGACTTCTCCCCGGCCCGAAGGCCGGGGTTTCATTCCCTCGCGGGATTGAGGTTCCTGGTTCATCGGCCCGTGCCTCCCCGGAGTTCTCCGGGATCGGTCTTACCGGTCCTCCGCAGGCGTTTTACTTGTCCGCCAGCCCGGCGGCCAAGATGTTCCGTGCCGCGTTCACATCGCGGTCGTGGTGCGTGCCGCAGCTCGGGCACGTCCACGACCGCACGTTCAGCGGCATCTTCCCGTTCATGTGGCCGCACCCCGGCGTGGAGCACAGCTTCGAACTCGGGAACCAGCGATCCACGAGCAGGAGTTCCCGCCCGTACCACTGGCACTTGTACTCCAACATGCCGCGCAACTCGGACCACGCCGCGTCCGAGATGGCGCGGGCCAAGGAGTGATCCCTGAGCAAGTTGCGCACGGTCAGGTCCTCAATGGCCAGGGCTTGGTTCTCACGTACCAGCCGGGAGGACAGCTTGTGCAGGTGATCCCGTCGCCGGTCGGCGATCCGGGCATGGACGCGGGCGACGCGCAGCCGGGCTTTGGCCCGGTTCTGCGACCCCTTGGCCTTTTGGCTGAGCTCCTTTTGCGCCTTGGCGAGCTTCCGCCGGTCGGCGCGTTCGTGGCGCGGGTTCGTGACCTTCTCCCCGGTGGAGAGGGTGACGAGGTGATCCAGTCCGGCGTCGATACCCACGGCCGATCCCGTCGAGGGCATCGGTGCGATGCTCTCCTCCACCAGGATGGAGACGAACCAACGGTTCGCGCGATCGCACGAGACCGTGACCGTGGACGGCTCGGCGCCCTCGGGAAGCGGACGGTGCCAGCGGATTGGCAACGACTGTGTGGTCTTGGCCAGCTTGAGCTGGCCCTCGCGGAAGGAGAAGGCGTTGTTCGCGAACGTCGCCGAACGGCGCGACTTCTTCCGGCTCTTGTACCGCGGATACTTGGCCCGCTTGGCGAAGAAGCCGTTGAACGCCACCTGTTGGGCACGCAGGGTCTGCTGGAGCGGAACGTTCGACACCTCACGCAGAAACGACAACTCTTCGTCCCGCTTCCACGAGGTCAGCCACTTCGCCGTGTCCACATACGACGTGCTCTCGCCCTCGTCCTTGTACCGGCGGGTGCGCTCGGCGAGTGCCCTGTTCCAGACGACCCGGACACAGCCGAACGTGCGGTGCAACAGCTCCGCTTGCTCGGTGGTCGGGTAGAAGCGGTACTTGTACGCCCGCTTGATCGCCTGGGACACAGCTAACACAGTAGCGCTTGATCGTGTCAGAGATCAAAGCGCGGCCGACACCGGCCCATCGCCGCTCTCAAGGACGGGGTCTGCGGCCTCAAGGGTCACGACCAGGGCGGCATCCGCCTGGGCGAGCGCGTCCTGATCGGCCCGAAGACCAACCTCATCTCCTCCGACCACCCCCTACCGGCGGCCGAGCGAAGCGCGTACATCACCCGGGCCCCCATCACCGTCGAGGCCGGCGCCTGGCTCGGCGCGGCGGTGACGGTTCTCCCCGGTGTCACCATCGGACGCGGTGCCGTGGTGGGCGCCGGCGCCGTGGTCACCAAGGACGTCCCGCCCCACACCCTGGTGACGGGGCCGGCGGCGTTCGCGCGCCGGCAGTGGGACGGCTGAGCCCCGGCGGGGACCGGTGCGGGGTTGGTACAGGAACTTTGCCCGGGCGTGAGGGGGAGCCGCTAAGGTCTGCGGAACCGGGGCGAGTTGTGGCCGTACACCCACGCCCCACCCCAGACGACCAGGGTGAAGCACGATGATTGAGGCAATCGGCCTGACGAAGAGCTTCGGCTCCAAGACGGCCGTCTACAACCTGACCTTCCGGGTACAGCCCGGAAAAGTCACCGGCTTCCTCGGCCCGAACGGCGCCGGGAAGTCCACCACCATGCGGATGATCCTCGGGCTTGACACACCGAGCGACGGCTCGGTCACCATCGGCGGATACGAGTACCGTCAGCTGCCCAACGCACCGCGTCAGGTGGGCGCCCTGCTGGACGCGAACGCCAAGCACGGTGGGCGGAGCGCCCGCGCGCACCTGCTCTGTCTCGCGCAGCTGTCGGGCATTCCGGAGCGCCGGGTGGACGAGGTCATGGACGTGGTCGGCCTCTCGCAGGTCGGCGGGAGGCGTTCGAAGGGCTTCTCGCTCGGCATGGGCCAGCGTCTCGGCATCGCGGCGGCGCTGTTGGGGGACCCGCAGGTGCTGCTCTTCGACGAGCCGGTCAACGGTCTCGACCCGGAGGGCATCCGCTGGGTGCGCGAGTTGATGCGGCGGCTGGCGAGCGAGGGGAGGACGGTCTTCGTCTCCAGCCATCTGATGAGCGAGATGGCGCAGACCGCGGACCATCTGATCGTGATCGGCCGGGGCCAGTTGATGGCGGACCTGCCGGTGCGGACCTTCATCGAGCAGAACTCGACGGGCTTCGCGCGGGTGCGGGTCCCGGACGGGGACGAGGCGCAGCGCGACGCGTTGACCCGGGCGCTGGGGGAGGCCGGCGGTCAGGTGCTGGCCGAGCCGGAGGGCACGTTGAAGGTGACGGGTCTCGAACTGCCCAGGATCAGCGAGTTGGCGCACCGGGCCGATGTTCGGCTGTGGGAGCTCTCGCCGCATCACGCGTCCCTGGAGGAGGCGTATATGCGGATGACGCAGGGCGCCGTCGACTACCGCTCGACCGTCGACCAGCGGGCGGGGTTGCAGAGCCTGCCGGGTCAGCCGCAGCCGGGCGGCTATCCGCCGGGGGCCGGATACTTCCCGCCGCAGGGGCCGCAAGGGCCGCAGGGTGGCTATCTGGTGCCGGAGATGGCGCCGGCGGGTGCCGGCTATCCGGCGCCGCAGGCACCCGGCGGATATCCCACGCCGCCCCCCGCACAGGCGGCGCCCCCGCCCGGACAGGCACCGCCGCCGCCCGGACAGGTTCCGCCGCCGCCCGCGCAAGGCCCCGCCCCGTTCAGCCCCGAGGACGCCCGATGAGCACGCCACCGCCCCCGCCCCCGCAGCACGCCCCGCAGCAACCGGCCCCGTTCGGGCAGCAGCAGCTGGCGGCGGCCATGCCGACCCAGGTCCCGCCCCAGGGGCCGCAGGCCCCGCCGCAGCCCCAGCCGCAGCGGTACTGGGACGGCAACGCCGGCTACAGCTCGCCGATTCCGGTGGTCACCACACATCTGGGGCATGCCATCGCCTCGGAGTGGACCAAGATCCGGTCGGTGCGTTCCACGGTGTGGACGCTGGCGCTGACCGTGGTGTTCACCGTCGGCATCGGGCTGGTCTTCGCCTCCTCGCTGAGCAGCGAGGAGTATGTGGGAATGCCGCTGCTGGCCGGCGGTTTCTTCGGCCTGATGTTCGGCCAGCTCTGTGTGATCACCCTGGGCGTGCTGGTGATCACCTCGGAGTACGGCACGGGGATGATCCGCACCACGCTGACCGCCTGCCCCAAGCGGTCCCGGGTGCTGGTGGCCAAGTCGCTGGTGTTCTTCGCGCTGGCCTTCACGGTCACCCTGGTGTCCACCGGGCTGACCGCGCTGATCCACTCCTCGATGCTGAGCGACCAGGAGGTCCCCAGCTACGACTACGACGATCCGTTCATGGAGGGGTCGATCGAGAACGGCGAGCTGGTGGCGACCTCGGGCCACTGGGTGGGGGCCACGGTGGGCGCCTCGCTCTATGTGGCGACGCTGGGGCTGCTGGCCCTGGCCGTCGGCGCGCTGCTGCGGCACTCGGCCGGGGCGATCACCACGATGCTGGGCATCGTGCTGGTGCCGCTGATCGCCGCGCTGTTCATGTTCGGCGAGGGCCTGGCGGACGCGCGGGAGAAGCTGATCGAGTACTCCCCGCTCAACGGCCTGGCCTCGTTGTTCCGCATCCCGATGGTCAGCGGGGAGACGGCCACCGGCTGGCCGATGTTGGGCCTGTTGGCCGCCGTGACGCTGGCGGCGATGATCGGCGCGATGGCCAGGCTGACCACCTCGGACGTCTGACGGGCGGGGCGAACGCCCTCAGTAGCGCGGTGCGTTACGGGACCGCTGGGGCCTCGTGCCCCGGCGGTCCCTCGCGTTCCAGCAGGAGCGATGCCAGTGCCTGCGGTCGTCCACGGCGCCCATCCTGGGCCAACTCACCACATGCGGCACGCCGGGCGGGATCTCCTGGTCGCAGCCGGGGCAGCGGTAGTGCTTGGTGGCCCCGCTGCCGGTGATCCCGCGCACCACCCACTCCTCGCCACGCCACTCGTCCGTGCGCTCCAGACCGAACTCGCGCGGCGCCTCAGCGCTGGGGGACGGCTGCTGACGACCGCGCGGGCGGTTGCGACGCGGGGACACGGAACACCTCGGAGTGGTTTGTGCGGGAGTACGCAACCGAGTTTACGCGGGCCCCGTACCAGCCCCATTGATGATCATCGGAAAAACCTGCCTCTGTCCCGTGCCCTTGGCACGTGTCAAGCGTTAAGGCCCATGGGGAGACCCGGAGGTAGCAGGTCACGGGGAGCACGCGGCGAGCGCGCGAAGGACGGGAGCAGTGGCGACCATGCGGATAGGGACTTTTGTGCTGGCCGGTCAGTACCCGGGCCAGGGGCAACGGGAGGCGTTACAACGGGCGGTCCGGTCCGCCGAGGTGGCCGACGAGGTGGGCCTCGACGCGGTCTGGCTGGCCGAACACCACTTCGTGCCCTACGGGTTGTGCCCATCGGCGACCACTCTGGCGGCGCTGCTGCTGGGCCGCACCCGCCGGATCGGGGTGGGCACGGCGATCAGCGTGCTGTCCACCACCCACCCCGTGACACTGGGCGAGCAGACCGCGCTGCTCCACATGACCTCAGGCGGCCGGTTCACCCTGGGGGTGGGACGCGGCGGCCCCTGGGTTGACCTGGAGGTCTTCGGCACCGGCCGCGAGGCGTTGGAGCAGGACTTCCCCGAGTCCCTCGACCTGCTGCTGCGCTGGCTGTCCGAGCCCGTCGTCGACGCGGCGGGCGAGCGGTACCGGTTCCGTCCGGTGCCCGTGGTGCCGACCGGGGCCGAGGCCGCCGAGGCGCCGCCGCCGGTGGTGGTGGCGTGCACCTCGCCGAGCACGGTGCGGCTGGCCGCCCGGAGGGGGCTGCCGATGCTGCTGGGCATGCACATCGGCGACGAGGAGAAGGCCGAGATGGTCGCGCTGTGGCGGGCCGCGGCGACCGAGGCGGGGCTGCCCGCCGAGACGGTGCGCGG
This region includes:
- a CDS encoding cellulose-binding protein yields the protein MSDTSSSPFGFELVRRGYDRGQVDDRISKLVADRDGALARITSLEKRIEELHLETQNAQAQITDAEPSYAGLGARVEKILRLAEEEAKDLREEARRSAEQHRELAEGAAQQVRNDAEAYAAERKAKAEEDGARIVEKAQGDAASTRSDAEKDAAAKREQADALFEDTRAKAAQAAADFETNLAKRREQSERDLASRQAKAEKRLAEIEHRAEQLRLEAEKLRTDAERRARQTVETAQRQAEDIVADANAKADRIRSESERELAALTNRRDSINAQLTNVREMLATLTGAQVAAATLDTEDGDDGLSKGVPAQQSH
- a CDS encoding ATP/GTP-binding protein — encoded protein: MSPRRNRPRGRQQPSPSAEAPREFGLERTDEWRGEEWVVRGITGSGATKHYRCPGCDQEIPPGVPHVVSWPRMGAVDDRRHWHRSCWNARDRRGTRPQRSRNAPRY
- a CDS encoding ABC transporter permease; translated protein: MSTPPPPPPQHAPQQPAPFGQQQLAAAMPTQVPPQGPQAPPQPQPQRYWDGNAGYSSPIPVVTTHLGHAIASEWTKIRSVRSTVWTLALTVVFTVGIGLVFASSLSSEEYVGMPLLAGGFFGLMFGQLCVITLGVLVITSEYGTGMIRTTLTACPKRSRVLVAKSLVFFALAFTVTLVSTGLTALIHSSMLSDQEVPSYDYDDPFMEGSIENGELVATSGHWVGATVGASLYVATLGLLALAVGALLRHSAGAITTMLGIVLVPLIAALFMFGEGLADAREKLIEYSPLNGLASLFRIPMVSGETATGWPMLGLLAAVTLAAMIGAMARLTTSDV
- a CDS encoding ATP-binding cassette domain-containing protein, translated to MIEAIGLTKSFGSKTAVYNLTFRVQPGKVTGFLGPNGAGKSTTMRMILGLDTPSDGSVTIGGYEYRQLPNAPRQVGALLDANAKHGGRSARAHLLCLAQLSGIPERRVDEVMDVVGLSQVGGRRSKGFSLGMGQRLGIAAALLGDPQVLLFDEPVNGLDPEGIRWVRELMRRLASEGRTVFVSSHLMSEMAQTADHLIVIGRGQLMADLPVRTFIEQNSTGFARVRVPDGDEAQRDALTRALGEAGGQVLAEPEGTLKVTGLELPRISELAHRADVRLWELSPHHASLEEAYMRMTQGAVDYRSTVDQRAGLQSLPGQPQPGGYPPGAGYFPPQGPQGPQGGYLVPEMAPAGAGYPAPQAPGGYPTPPPAQAAPPPGQAPPPPGQVPPPPAQGPAPFSPEDAR
- a CDS encoding ATP-binding cassette domain-containing protein produces the protein MIELAGLTKRYGARTAVRDLSCVVRPGQVTGFLGPNGAGKSTTMRMILGLDRPTSGEARVEGRPYARLVEPLTVIGALLEARAVHPGRTAYHHLQCLAQSNGIPASRIGEVLELVGLGEVATKRPRGFSLGMGQRLGIASALLGDPRILIFDEPVNGLDPEGIHWVRNLMRRLAADGRTVFVSSHLMSEMALTADHLIVIGQGELLADTSMARFIEENARSFTRVRSPESERLRELLDEAGLTAADGAEGALEVPGDHTATIGELAVERRLVLHELCHHRASLEEAFMRLTHESVEYQARGTGGTGS
- a CDS encoding ABC transporter permease, yielding MAHAAQVLASEWTKIRTVRSTGWTLACALVVTVGFGMLISALIRHSFDDLSREEQLTFDPTLTGFAGLSLGQLAMIAFGILVVSNEYSTGMIRASLSAVPIRGQLLAAKVAVATLLALAVGIVTSFLAFVLGQAMLGEHRTDLGAPGVPRAVLGAGLYMGLIALFAMGVTWMLRSPMLSFGVQIPFFFMISSILANVPATERVGDYLPDQAGSRVLAVVDSGDWPYGPWIGLLIMLAWVAAALLGGWFVLRRRDA
- a CDS encoding LLM class flavin-dependent oxidoreductase, which gives rise to MRIGTFVLAGQYPGQGQREALQRAVRSAEVADEVGLDAVWLAEHHFVPYGLCPSATTLAALLLGRTRRIGVGTAISVLSTTHPVTLGEQTALLHMTSGGRFTLGVGRGGPWVDLEVFGTGREALEQDFPESLDLLLRWLSEPVVDAAGERYRFRPVPVVPTGAEAAEAPPPVVVACTSPSTVRLAARRGLPMLLGMHIGDEEKAEMVALWRAAATEAGLPAETVRGADHVAAGVAQVGDSHSEAVQTLRRALPGWLRQGLAAHQTLDGGPRAMRDPLSYTELLCEIHPVGDPQLCADRLTRTSERTGITRFALLVEGSGDTTATERNVRRLADDVLPLLPGHTGKAAATSASVGGSQQSRSSGDWLSI